From Sinorhizobium sp. B11:
GAAAAACGGGCCCTTCAGGTGCACGTTCATCAGCGCGTCGAACTGCTCGGCCGTCACCGTCTCTATCAGATTGAACATGCCGAACCCGGCATTGTTGACGAGGCAATCGAAATCACTGCGCCCCCAATAGGTGGAAAGCAGTCGCTTGACCTCCTCCACGAAGGACGGAAAGCTTGCGGCATCGCCGACATCCAAAGCCAGCGCGACTGCCTGGCCGCCCGCCGCCTTGATCTCGGCCACAGCCTCATCGGCGCCGGGCTTGTGGCTGTTGTAGGTCAGGATGACCCCCATGCCGCGCCGCGCGCATTCCTGAGCCGCCGATTGACCGATGCCCCGGCTGCCACCGGTAATGATTGCGATTTTCATCTATGTCTCCTTGCTTTCGATGGCCGGAAGCTAGGTGAAACAGTAGGATGTTACTCCGCCGGAAACTGCCTCGTTCTTGCCTATTCCTGCTTTTGTCTTGCGCGCAATGACGAGCTAGGTCAGGATTCCCCCATGCAGACAATGCTCGAAGAGATGCGCCGCCTGACGGCTCGCGCCGAAAACCGCCCGACGGAAACCGGCATACCTGGCATATTGATGGTCAAGGGAGAGATCCCTGAGCACAGGCTCGGGGCGATCTATGAGCCGATGGTCAACCTGATCGTGGATGGCAGCAAGACGCTCACCATCGCCGGCCAGGACTATTATTACGACCCCACCACCTATTTTGTCATCTCGGTGGATATGCCCGCAACTGGCAAAGTGCAGCAAGCCGGTCTCGACAGGCCCTATGTCGGTGTCAGTCTGTCGCTTGATCCGGCAAGGGTGGCCGCCCTTCTCATCGACCTCCCGCCACAGACCTATCAGGAGGGGCAAGGCGGCGGTTATTCCGTCTGCCGCATGACGCCGGAACTTCTCAGTGCCTGGCTGAGAATGCTGCAGCTCATGGAGCGGCCGCAGGATATCCCGGCCCTTGCGCCTGCCTATGAACGCGAAATCCTCTATCGCGTGCTGCAGGGGCCACAAGGCTGGATATTACGTGATATTGCGGCACCCGACAGCGCACTGTCGCGGATAAGACTCGCCATCCGCTGGGTACGCGATCACTACGCAGAGGCGGTCGAGGTCGAAAAGCTTGCCGGCCTCGCCTCGATGAGCGTGTCCGCCTTTCATCGCCATTTCAAGGCAGTGACGGCGATGAGCCCGATCCAGTTCCAGAAACGCATCCGATTGCTGCAGGCTCGCCAGCTTCTGATTGGCCAATCCGGAAATGCATCCTCGGTCGCCTACACCGTGGGCTATGAAAGCGCCTCGCAATTCAGCAGGGAATACGCACGCTTCTTCGGCCAGCCGCCGGCGCGCGATGCCTCACTGATAAGGGAAAATATCAAGCCTGCTGCCTGATCGTTTTCGGAACTAGTGGCCGCTCTTGACGGGCGGCTCCTCTGCGGGAGCGTCTCCCGCCGGAGTGGCTGCATCCTTGGCAGCCTGCTCTTGGGCAGACGGTT
This genomic window contains:
- a CDS encoding AraC family transcriptional regulator, whose translation is MQTMLEEMRRLTARAENRPTETGIPGILMVKGEIPEHRLGAIYEPMVNLIVDGSKTLTIAGQDYYYDPTTYFVISVDMPATGKVQQAGLDRPYVGVSLSLDPARVAALLIDLPPQTYQEGQGGGYSVCRMTPELLSAWLRMLQLMERPQDIPALAPAYEREILYRVLQGPQGWILRDIAAPDSALSRIRLAIRWVRDHYAEAVEVEKLAGLASMSVSAFHRHFKAVTAMSPIQFQKRIRLLQARQLLIGQSGNASSVAYTVGYESASQFSREYARFFGQPPARDASLIRENIKPAA